The window TATCCTGTAGAAATATACAATAACATTATTCACGTGCACAACATGATCAAAATATggacaaaatatacaaattgcTCTAACAACAAAAAATCACCAAATGAAGTACTTGGGTTTAAGGAGATATATATTGTGTGCCACTCACATTGCATTGATCTGCTATTTAACTACTCTGCTCTCCAGGAAAAGACATATAAGATTGTCTTGTTAAATAATCAagagaactaattttttttcgacaataaaaaattaaaaaaatatattaaagaagAACCTCAACAGGGTCACATCGCAATCTGCTTATTGTACTAGCTTGCTTAAGATCATTCTCAACAGGGTTCGCTTTTCTCCTTGATGATGGTCTTCCCTTACTCCGGACTACCAACGGACTAAAAACTGTACTTTTCCTACCCTCAATGGAAGTAGGTGGATCAACTAGTTTGCTAGCACATTGCGAATTGATGCCAGGGTACTCTAGCTTCAACTGCTCTAGTTGGCCGATCAATTTCACACAACTGCTCTCGGCCTTTCAAGTATTCGAACACAGTTTATAGAAGCAATTTTGGATCCTATCGTACCTTTGTCCATCGTGGTTGCTACTCGACTcataactatttttacaaaagtATATTTTCGCTTTATATCCTTCCTCCACCGATCCATGATATATTTTGATGGTATTGTACTCTTGCCTAACTGAGCTAAGATATGAAGAGCGTGTCTGCATAATATGTGCCTAAACTCAAACAACTTGCAACTACATTTAACATCCAGGGGATCTTGATCGACCAAAACATTGTAGTTTGCACGTTTTATCAAGTTATCACTCACTCGAACCTCATCGGCAACTATGCATGTGCATCTTCCTCCCACGCATCCCAAATACGAGGtagttaaatatataaatcctCGAAATTCATCTTGTACTTCTTGAACTTGGTTTTTGAAACTACTCCTCAAGAGGATAGTGACTGATGCAAGGAATCACAGTATTAAACGAATTGAAGCCAGCAGTGGATTCATTCTCCACCTTCATTCTAAAAACTGAATCATACTGATCAACAAATTGCTTCAATGTGGTCTTTGAGTTAACGTAATTATCGAAAAATGTATTCATACCTTCACTCCCTTGTATAGTTGacattccagcccaaaatgtGTCTCTAACATAGGCCGGCACCCAAAAATGTTGGTTGCTATATAGTGACCCCAACCATACATTCTTATGCAAATCATACGTATCGAGCAAATCAgaccaacatttttcaaattcatgcTCACTTGAAGAGTCATACACGTATTTCTGTAATGCACTCTTAAAGAGACTTGAAATTCTTTGATATTTATATTCCTGCTTCGTCATTTATTTAAAGTCTTTTAACTACACGAGCATCAACCTTCTTAAAGCATTTGAAATGTCTTGACTTTCTCGTACTACAAATGTGTGTGCGCTCCAAGTTTACTTTAATCAAGGTATATCCACCTTCATCATTTATCGTCGCATTAATCCTAGCCATACACTCTATCTTCTCCGTTTGTCTTGGCTTGAGAACATTGGCAACCTTACTCTTTGACGTGTCTTCCCTCACACATACTAAGGTAAACCATTTGACATTACCATCATCTCCATGTTTAAAATTCTGTTTACACACCTCAAATCTCTCCTGCTTACCATACTTCATTTAGTAAGTCAAAACTTCTTCTGTAGATGAAAATGTCATTCCGACATTAGGTTTATCGACTATTTCAACACATTCTTGCTCATTATAAACTTCTACCTCATAATACTCATTATCTCCATGTTTCATATTGCAATCCATTGCAACTCTAGTGTTTGACTTATCTAAAAATATTCAACCAGATTCAAATCAAgatattaatttgaatattgaaagaaatcatatacaatcaaagaaattatatacAATCAAAGGGATTTGAAAgagatttgtttttgttgtaattattgaCAATGGATTTTATATTGAAAACAATACACTCAAGGGGGCATTTTTACAATCAATTAGAGTACTTTAAGAAAGGTACCGAAgccatgaaaaaggaaaaaaatcatacaaactATCTAAAACAAGTAGTGTTGTGGCTGGAAATCCATAGCCTTTGAGCAGTTTCTCATagaaatttttgaatccattGATAATTGAGATGAATGCTTAGGTCATAGTGTGCAAACATATCCATACATAAGGCTCAAATGCTTAGAGATTTTTTATTGGAGATTTATGATAAGTAGCATAAATTActagacaaaatatatatatatatatatatataaattgttttcATGTAACTCTTGACAAAAATAAGCTATGGTCCGATGCAATCGGAGTGATAAGATAGGCCAATTGCAATGGGTCAATTGCAGTAGAAAACAAATAGATATCACTATcttacccaaaagaaaaaatgggaaaaaaaaatctaagagcCATGGCTTTGATTGAGGCAATGAACTCATTAGAAATTGTCTGAGTGTAATTTCAATTGTATATGCAATCTTTGAAAATGTGGTAAAGTGGTATTTTGTTTGACAAATTACAACTGTGACCATTGCACCACATTTGAATAGTGGTAGAATCGAGAAGTCCACTCCGTATGCACAAAAAGTGGGGAAATCATCAAAAAGTTGGACCAAAAGTATTATAGGAAGGACAACTTTTCCTTCTCAAAGTAAGTGACAATGTGAACTACCTGTTGTGAAACAAAGTAAAGAAGCTGAATAGGCGGCCATTGTCAACAATGAAAAAATTGTCCCTTTTTCTTATTGAATTCTTGGTGAGTTTGTATTTCTAAacagattttatgtttttgagcACTTGATTTTTCCTAATATTTGTAGATAAAAACCATATTATTTgagtaaaaatagagaaaaagatagaagaaaaaCCACTTCTcagaagaaagagaaagcgagACCGGCGGAATGTGGTTTAAAACCAGAGGACGGTGCCGAAAATAGAGGAATGCATGCCCTACCGATGAGGACTGGAGGAGGAAGGCAGGAGAGGCACCTGTAGCAATATTAGCAATGAGAGGAGAGGGATGATGGTTtcatctttgttttttgttttttttttaatacacgTGGCATGCCACTCAAGAGGGACATGTCAGTCGGTAAAAAATATCTGTGCCCAGCTTCGGCGACTGTAGCAGCTCccctctgtatatatatatataatgcatgcatgcttcgATAACTCTGTTAATTGCATGGTGCTTCCTCTGTGTGTGTCCGTCCCAGAATTAGCATGTCCAGTACTTCCAGCCAAAACAAAgtattctcttttttcttttttttttcacaaagaACATACGTCGtctgagatttttatttttatttttggtctttAGTTACAATATATAgcttaaggagatgtttggattcgaagatgacttgagatgagttgagatgaattgagatggattgtgaatagtaatgagatgaattgtaaatagtagtgagatttgtgagttaaagttgctgaatagtaatgaatagtagtgagatgaattgagatgagctgagatgacttgcgaatccaaacaagctaaTTCTTCTTTAGAATTCATGATACCATCTGCTTCTTGGAATGTAAACAATTAATGTCCATCATGATCTTGATCGCTTTCTGAGCACTCTAGCAATCCAAGCCCATAAGCCCATTAAGGTTAATTTAGATCGGAGGGCTGTtctccgacccgacccgaaagTAGCAACAACTAGTACTATTTTTCATGGAATTTCGCAATTagctagctaatatatatatatatatatatatatatatatatattatgtcttCAGCCAGATGAGTAGTAGTACTCATGTCTTAATTGTGATGAgaaattcattattcatatacaGCGAATGATAGTGCAATATCACCTAATCTTTGTTTCGTCACACCTCAATGTATAATAGAATTATAATAACCTCACgtacaaatatatattcttaattattttttgtcattttcgtTTCGGTGAAGCATTGTCCTTGTCATGACTAGCTAGTAATCTGGCTTTATCGACCTACTCATGCCTCGCTAGCTCATTTTCTTCCTTTACTCCACAGGAATGATGTACAGACGaaattaggaaaaagaaaaaaaaaaaaaaaaaacagcttaaTTGGTTCATTTCATCGGTGCACCATGCATTCAGTACCCCGTAGCCCAATAACATGACcacaaaatgaagagaaaaatccTTCGAATCGGAATATTAGATCAGTAGGGCATACCGGCCACTGCAAGACAAATGAATATGTATCATGAGttctttgtaataaaaatagatttattttgaaaaaataaccgataaaaaataaatatatatatattttttacgtAATGTACTGATCTTCTATTAACATAGCTAGTTTAGTAAATCTAGGAGAAAAGTTGTACACTATTCTTTTTGTCATCATCCTTTAACGTGACATTAACtgattataaaactatttatcatctttCATTATTTATCATTGAATAATTGGATGCCAAATAAGAGGACGATCGATGGAATTTATCCCTTCTGTTTGAAGAATCTTAGAATAGATTAATATTCCAATAAtgcctctttttccttttttgtgcaATAATTAATTCTTGTGTCTTTTTCATCGTCAATATTATGATGATATCAAGGTTTTAAAGTACTCCACCTAGAAAGTAAAGTTTTTAGATATAGAAacagtttcattttattttattttatcattacgatttttctaaactctcatataaaatgtatataataaaaaatttaatttttttaaattttaaaataataattatattataataatattttattaaacttttaaattttatctaaaactatcttatttttatcttactatccaaatggaGACTAAAGGTTCTTGTTCAATACAAGAACCGATGCATGGGTTTCTCGTATAATATTGACGATAGTTTCGCCAAACAGTACGAGTACCATACGTTCCCTTGTTTTAGCTCAAGAAGCTGCAAATTAGTAAAAAACAACCGTAAATTCACGTTTCCTGTAAGATCTTAATTTGCGAAGTTTGtattcaaaacttcaaaaattttcaaatataaaaaaaataaaattgcattttaaatataattggaTTATCGCCTTTAATAAtccaaaaattacattaattgtACAAAcaaattattacatatataattactgCTTACaatttgatgatgatcatgatctgtaACCCAAGTAGCTTCTAAAAAACGAAGGAAAATGAACTTTCCTTATTTTTGAACGGAaggataaatatatttatatatgtagaacatatatattttctctatttcattTATAATAAATCTTCCTTGACTTCATGCACACGATGATCTACCTTAGTTCGCCCTTCTGCAGTTCTTTCTAATCTCACCGCTGGATCCAGTGAGCGGTTCAATGTCTCCCATCTTAATCATTGCAGTGACAAAGTCATTGTTGAAGGTCTTACGATTGTTGCTGTAGGTTTTAACCAGTGAATCTGTCGACCCGCCATTGTACAGTACTTGATCAGAGTGCAGAAGACCCTTTTGGCTGAGGAGGTTTTTGAAGTACTTGTTATCAAAATGATTAGGCGTTTGGATGTCCATAGGGGCAAGGTTCTTGCGGCCGCCGGTTTTCCTTGGGCATGTGCTCCGTCTGAGCTTGGCAAATGAACTATCAATGTTTGTCTCGTTATATATGCGGTCTCTGAAAGTTAGACATCTTGCTTTCCCGATCGTGTGAGCTCCTGGGATCAGGTTGACAACAAAGTTATACTGCAATATTTATTTGGCATTTAAACTGTCCAAAAACATGATTTCTCTCGTTCGATTCGTaaataatctcaatttattttattattatttataaattttaacatataaattttattactgtttataaattatcttaatttatctcaactcaccaATCCAAACAGAAGCTTagaaagagatgagagaggCCCAAGTTCTTGGTTGAGGCATGAAAggatttttccatatatatttgttgaatACAATAAGTCTAGTAGTCGCAGATAGTTAAGAGATAAAAggagttaaaagttaaaagttgaataaaatattattaaaatatttttttaatattatttttattttaaaatttaaaaaaattaaattttttattttattttatataaaaatttaaaaaatttataataattaaataaaatgagataaaatgaattaaaaaaataaatgatgccagatctgagagagagagagagagagagagagagagagagagggaggcatACCAGACAAGGCAACCATATCCCGGACAGAGAGACCTTTGGCTCGGAAACTGCTGGTGAGGTTGGAGACGTTAAATGTGGGAGCAGGGAGGTTGCCACTGTTGGCGTCAGAAAAGCTGGCTGTCTTCGAGTCTCTTCTTCCCACTTTAACAGCCCAATTCGGCCCGCCAAGCTGCAGAAAAATTTCACTACGTACGTTACCAATGATTTTTATCTGTAGACATTTTTATCTCGTgtaaaggatttaaaaaaaaaaaaaattgtttcctAGGCTATTATACAACCGGTCAGAATTTAACATGTTATCAGAATTATATGTGGTTTTGTAATCATGCATGTCTCTATTATTGTATCtcttatttcaattatttaacaTCTTTTTGTCTAGCTACTATTTAAAACTATTATCTCATGTCCCACACAAACGTGCCAATCAAagcaaataagaaataattttttttgaatctgCAGTTCCAACGTACGAGTGAAAGATAAAGAAGGAGAATTAACTCACAATTACAACAGAGTCACGAGCAGCAATGGCTAAGATATCAGCACAAGACACCACTCCTGGGCATACTTTCTCTACAGCGGTTTTTATGTCATCGACAATCTTGAAACCCCTGATGGATCTGTTGTTGGGACCTGCTGTCTTCTCGCCTAAGGTAGCCGTGTCATCCAGGAGTACCGAGCCGTCACAACCCTGCAAGTGTGTCACGAATAATTAGCATATATGCATGAGATAGACAACCCGGTGAAATACCATGAAACTTCCTAGATTGTTCTCTCTGCACCTAACTTCTTTTTTAGCAAGCTTCCTAGATTTTCTTTGCTCTAAAACGAAAACTACGGTCGTGTAATGTTTATGTCGTTTCATGAATTTTGGTAACATGACTGAATTTCATTTAACAAACTGGAATGGATGGACCCAAACCCACCAAATAAAGCTGACAATGTTGCCAATGTGGGTGTCATAAAAGACTCTCTAGTCTCTCCCCCATCACCTCGCTTAAATTTTGCATGCCATATGCATGTGCTAAAGCTCTGTTTATGTATGATCAGTCACATACACGAAAGTGACATTCAATTGTGCATCGCAcactttatcttcttcttcttcttcttctttcccggCTGAATACAGAACACATAGATCACAGACTACATTTGTACCttcattttacttaattataaatgCTGTACCATTAGGTTTAGTCTTCTACATGCCAACTTAATCAGTCACGCTAGCTAAGCCTGATTAATTAAGAAGAGCACAACCCCAATCAACTGATATATATGCTAGCAAGCGTATCTAATTAGAAACTTGGATCTAGCTAAATTATGTTTTACTCTAATTCACTGCAAACTAGAACcgggtagatatatatatagacagaagaagaaatttacatTGACAAAACAGTCATGGAAGTGGAGGCGAAGGAGAGAAGCACCCAGGCGGGGTTCCTTTGAAAGGGCATTTATGAGAACAGGCCGCACCTTGCTGAAGACCTTGGGACAACTTTTAGAGTAAAAACCTGTAGAGAGTTGAGCAGAGGAGCTCCCCCGCGTGAAAACCACAAGAAGCAGGGCTAATGCGACGATAACATGATTGACGGTGattaaggaagaagaagaaatgtaaGAGACCATTTTCCCTGTTGATCAGCTAGATAAGATTGGGACTTAAAGGTAGTACTGGATGGGCTGTGTCGAAACCACATGTGGGGGGAATT is drawn from Juglans regia cultivar Chandler chromosome 5, Walnut 2.0, whole genome shotgun sequence and contains these coding sequences:
- the LOC108980296 gene encoding peroxidase P7-like, yielding MVSYISSSSLITVNHVIVALALLLVVFTRGSSSAQLSTGFYSKSCPKVFSKVRPVLINALSKEPRLGASLLRLHFHDCFVNGCDGSVLLDDTATLGEKTAGPNNRSIRGFKIVDDIKTAVEKVCPGVVSCADILAIAARDSVVILGGPNWAVKVGRRDSKTASFSDANSGNLPAPTFNVSNLTSSFRAKGLSVRDMVALSGAHTIGKARCLTFRDRIYNETNIDSSFAKLRRSTCPRKTGGRKNLAPMDIQTPNHFDNKYFKNLLSQKGLLHSDQVLYNGGSTDSLVKTYSNNRKTFNNDFVTAMIKMGDIEPLTGSSGEIRKNCRRAN